ACCCGACCTCGGTGAAGCGGCCGGACGAGGTGGCGGGCACACGCTCGACGGTCGTGATGCTGGACAGGTCGCACCGGCGCTTGCGCGGGTCGTGCCACAGGGGCTCCCCCGCGAGCTTGCGGTGCACCGTCCAGATCGGCAGCTGGTGGCTCACGAGGACGACGTCGCCCTCGTCGACGCTCTCCCACGCCGTGGTGACGGCGGCGAGCATGCGGCCCGCGATGGACTCGTACGCCTCGCCCCAGCTCGGTCGGAACGGGTTCGCGATCCAGGGCCACTCCGTCGGGCGACCGAGCGACCGCTTCGTGAAGCCGGGACGCTGCCCCTCGTACCGGTTCGTCGGCTCGATGAGGCGCTCGTCGAGCGAGACGTCGAGGCCGTAGGCCTGGGCCCACGGCGCTGCGGACTCCTGCGTGCGCTGGAGCGGGGACGCCACGATCCGGCGAACATCGACGCCGGCTCCCTTCCACGCGGTCGCCGACGCCGCGGCCATCCGGGCGCCGAGGTCGCTCAGGCCGAAGCCGGGCAGACGGCCGTAGAGCACTCGCCCCGGGTTGTGGACCTCGCCGTGCCGGACGAGGTGGATCCGTGTCGCGGGCATGGGTTCCAGTCTAGGTCGCTCCGCTGTTCCCACCCGCCCCACAGCGGATTCACGGATGCGGGGACGTTCAGCCGAGGCGCCCCGTCAACCGTCCGTGCAGGGCGACCGACCCGGTGTTGAGGTTCACGACCTCGACCGTCGAGCCGTGCTTCGCGAACCGCTGCTCCACGCCGTCGAGCGCGGCGACGGTGCTCGCGTCGAACACGTGCGCGTCGCTCATGTCGACGATGACGTGCTCGGGGTCCTCGGCGTACGAGAACCTGGTGACGAGGTCGTTCGACGACGCGAAGAACAGCGCGCCGCGGACCCGGTAGCGGACGGTGCGCTCGTCCACCGGCTCCCGCACGACCGTGACGAGGTGCGCCGCCCGCCGCGCGAAGACGAGTGCGGCGACGACCACCCCGACGAGCACGCCGGTGGCGAGGTTGTCGGTCGCGACGACCACCACGACCGTGATCAGCATGACGGCGGTCTCGCCGAGCGGCATCCGCCCGAGGGTGCGCGGTCGGATGCTGTGCCAGTCGAAGGTCGCGACGCACACCATGAGCATCACGGCGGTGAGCGCCGCCATCGGGATCTGCGCGACCAGGTCGTGCAGCACGATCGTCAGCACGAGCACCGAGACGCCGGCCACG
The Curtobacterium citreum genome window above contains:
- a CDS encoding histidine phosphatase family protein yields the protein MPATRIHLVRHGEVHNPGRVLYGRLPGFGLSDLGARMAAASATAWKGAGVDVRRIVASPLQRTQESAAPWAQAYGLDVSLDERLIEPTNRYEGQRPGFTKRSLGRPTEWPWIANPFRPSWGEAYESIAGRMLAAVTTAWESVDEGDVVLVSHQLPIWTVHRKLAGEPLWHDPRKRRCDLSSITTVERVPATSSGRFTEVGYADPAHALRGSAVDEGAV